A region from the Vanacampus margaritifer isolate UIUO_Vmar chromosome 5, RoL_Vmar_1.0, whole genome shotgun sequence genome encodes:
- the LOC144052672 gene encoding cdc42 effector protein 2, translated as MPAKTPMYLKTTTPKRGKKPKLRDVLSGDMISPPLGDVRHSAHVGPQGERDMFGDVGFLRGKMDMLPERNGDARSHSVDGRHGDEGATSDYSYNGFHYQHSSSGLLKTTISMPVFIAHEQAPPKPPRLHLDDPKQRHLQSTDIHDKQQENGGGDISLSHSLRRLVASSGSFSEGSSEESVSDGCGPPDERRGLSLDSDAGLSNEDLRSDSPCGLFLRSDSVAGLDLDLDLGPSILDDVLRIMDRYKDVDHRCEL; from the coding sequence ATGCCCGCCAAGACCCCCATGTACCTTAAGACCACCACACCCAAACGAGGCAAAAAGCCCAAACTGCGTGACGTGCTGTCTGGCGACATGATCAGCCCCCCGCTGGGCGATGTGCGACACAGCGCCCACGTAGGGCCGCAAGGTGAGCGGGACATGTTCGGGGACGTGGGCTTCCTGAGGGGTAAAATGGACATGTTACCGGAGCGCAACGGCGACGCCCGTTCTCACAGCGTGGACGGACGGCACGGGGACGAGGGCGCCACCTCGGACTACTCATACAACGGGTTCCACTACCAGCACTCGTCCTCTGGCTTGTTGAAGACCACCATCTCCATGCCCGTCTTCATCGCCCACGAGCAAGCGCCGCCTAAGCCTCCGCGCCTGCACCTGGATGATCCCAAACAGCGCCACCTGCAGTCCACGGACATCCACGACAAACAGCAGGAGAACGGCGGTGGAGACATCTCCTTGTCGCATTCCCTCCGCCGACTGGTCGCCTCGTCCGGATCCTTCTCGGAGGGGTCATCGGAGGAGTCGGTGTCAGACGGCTGTGGGCCCCCAGATGAGCGGCGAGGCCTCAGTCTGGACTCGGATGCCGGTCTGAGCAACGAGGACCTGCGCAGCGATTCGCCGTGCGGGCTCTTCCTGCGGTCGGACTCCGTGGCGGGTCTGGACCTGGACCTGGATCTGGGGCCCTCCATCCTGGACGACGTGCTGAGGATTATGGACCGCTACAAGGACGTGGACCACCGATGCGAGCTGTAA